One region of Zingiber officinale cultivar Zhangliang chromosome 7B, Zo_v1.1, whole genome shotgun sequence genomic DNA includes:
- the LOC122006082 gene encoding indole-3-pyruvate monooxygenase YUCCA2-like — protein MPFPESFPTYPSRAQFVRYLEAYARRFNIRPVFNSTVVSAEFDPRSELWRVHTVGSDGSLTKYVSRWLVGATGVNAEESVPGIGGMDEFKGPVIHTSSYKCGEIFQGQRVLVIGCGNSGMEVCLDLCNHNARPSMVVREGVHVLPREILGWSTFGLSSWLLKFLPVRVADRFLLCISRLMLGNTELHGLKRPKLGPLELKSLSGKTPVLDVGALARIKSGDIQIFPAVKRLTAHGAEFVDGRLESFDAIILATGYRSNLHTWLKGGRELSKGWKWERGLYSAGFSMQGLMGTSVDAQKIADDIGRCWVHGFSVL, from the exons ATGCCATTCCCTGAAAGCTTTCCTACATACCCCAGTAGAGCACAGTTTGTGAGATATCTTGAGGCTTATGCAAGACGGTTCAACATCAGGCCTGTGTTCAACTCCACAGTTGTGAGTGCAGAGTTTGACCCGAGAAGTGAGCTGTGGAGAGTGCACACTGTGGGAAGTGATGGAAGCCTGACCAAGTATGTGAGCCGGTGGCTCGTTGGAGCAACTGGAGTCAATGCTGAAGAATCAGTGCCAGGGATTGGTGGCATGGACGAATTTAAAGGCCCCGTGATCCATACAAGTTCATATAAGTGTGGTGAAATCTTTCAGGGACAGCGAGTGCTTGTTATTGGTTGCGGAAACTCTGGTATGGAGGTTTGCTTGGACCTTTGCAACCATAATGCACGTCCATCAATGGTCGTAAGAGAAGGG GTGCATGTCTTGCCCAGGGAAATACTAGGCTGGTCCACCTTTGGTCTTTCCTCTTGGCTCCTGAAGTTCCTACCGGTTCGGGTGGCAGATCGCTTTCTTTTGTGTATCTCCAGGTTAATGCTCGGCAACACTGAGCTGCACGGCCTCAAGCGACCCAAGCTGGGACCTCTTGAGCTTAAGTCCCTCTCTGGCAAGACGCCGGTCCTGGACGTTGGTGCGCTAGCTAGGATTAAATCCGGTGATATCCAG ATTTTCCCTGCTGTGAAACGACTGACGGCACATGGAGCAGAGTTCGTGGATGGAAGACTGGAGTCCTTCGACGCCATCATTCTTGCCACGGGCTACCGAAGCAACCTGCACACTTGGTTAAAG GGAGGAAGAGAGCTGAGCAAAGGTTGGAAGTGGGAGAGGGGGCTTTACAGTGCTGGATTCTCGATGCAGGGCTTGATGGGGACTTCCGTCGATGCGCAAAAGATCGCTGATGATATTGGGCGATGCTGGGTCCATGGATTTTCGGTGCTTTAG
- the LOC122006083 gene encoding ubiquitin domain-containing protein 1-like yields MGCAGSTPVKGGEETTKKLRKPKPWKHPHPITVEQLKQTREEFWDTAPHYGGQREIWDALQAAAEAELSLAQTIVDSAGIIVSSADMTVCYDERGAKYELPKYVLSEPTNLVRDS; encoded by the exons ATGGGCTGTGCTGGATCCACTCCGGTTAAAGGCGGAGAAG AGACTACTAAGAAGCTGCGAAAACCAAAGCCCTGGAAGCATCCTCATCCCATAACTGTGGAACAACTTAAGCAGACACGTGAAGAGTTTTGGGACACTGCCCCTCACTATGGTGGCCAAAGAG AGATCTGGGATGCACTCCAAGCAGCAGCTGAAGCTGAGTTAAGCCTTGCACAAACAATTGTGGACAGTGCAGGAATCATAGTTTCAAGCGCTGATATGACGGTGTGCTACGATGAACGAG GCGCGAAGTATGAACTGCCAAAGTATGTTTTGAGTGAGCCTACCAATTTGGTCCGCGACAGCTGA